A part of Cannabis sativa cultivar Pink pepper isolate KNU-18-1 chromosome 6, ASM2916894v1, whole genome shotgun sequence genomic DNA contains:
- the LOC115724631 gene encoding chlorophyllase-1, whose protein sequence is MALAGTILGTEKKSSIIISNSTDVFEKGCFEIKSNFFEPRLVSWATFSPPKQLFIVSPTKEGTYPVVLFFHGFLLENKFYEDLLHHISSHGLILVAPQLYELIPPSGPEEIESAAEVINWLEEGLQPLINDLVNNNNKVVADLTTVALAGHSRGGKAAFALALGKSEVKCNLKFSVLVGVDPVEGSSMRNRTEPHILTYVPRSLDLCIPVAVIGTGLGSERRKPYMPACAPDGLNHAEFFNECKPPCAYFVAKDFGHMDMLVDRPGGIDGAIANCMCKNGTSPRDLMRRSVGGILVAFLRAYVGGDHKDLAAIVGDPTLAPTTLDPVNFVPA, encoded by the exons ATGGCATTGGCAGGCACAATTTTGGgaactgaaaaaaaaagtagcattaTCATCTCAAATAGCACAGATGTTTTTGAGAAGGGGTGTTTTGAAATTAAATCCAATTTTTTTGAGCCAAGACTGGTTTCGTGGGCTACTTTTTCACCTCCAAAACAACTATTCATCGTGAGTCCAACAAAGGAGGGCACTTATCCTGTAGTGTTGTTTTTCCATGGATTCTTACTCGAAAACAAATTCTATGAAGATCTACTCCACCACATATCCTCCCATGGACTTATACTAGTTGCCCCTCAG TTGTACGAGTTAATTCCTCCGTCTGGACCGGAAGAAATTGAATCAGCAGCAGAAGTGATCAATTGGTTAGAAGAAGGTCTCCAACCTTTGATTAATGATTTggtcaataataataataaagtggtTGCAGACTTAACAACGGTTGCCCTAGCCGGCCATAGTAGAGGTGGAAAAGCCGCATTTGCCCTAGCTCTAGGAAAATCTGAAGTGAAATGTAACCTTAAGTTTTCAGTACTAGTAGGGGTAGATCCTGTGGAAGGGTCTAGCATGAGGAACCGAACTGAGCCTCACATCCTTACATACGTGCCGCGCTCTTTAGACCTATGTATTCCGGTGGCGGTTATAGGGACCGGGCTTGGCTCGGAGAGGAGGAAGCCCTATATGCCGGCGTGTGCTCCAGATGGGCTGAACCATGCAGAGTTCTTCAACGAGTGCAAGCCCCCATGTGCATATTTTGTGGCCAAAGACTTCGGCCACATGGACATGTTGGTTGATCGTCCTGGAGGAATTGATGGGGCAATTGCAAATTGTATGTGTAAGAATGGAACAAGTCCAAGAGATCTTATGAGGAGGTCAGTGGGTGGTATTTTGGTAGCTTTTTTAAGGGCTTATGTGGGTGGTGATCATAAGGATCTAGCAGCTATTGTTGGTGATCCAACTCTTGCCCCAACAACTCTTGATCCTGTCAACTTTGTTCCAGCTTAA